CATTTTCGGCACTAAGGTGATGGTGAATTTGTTTTCGATATTTGCCGTGGTGAGCTGATAATCATCGGCTTGGTTATAGTTTTCGTATTTGGCGAGGTTCGGATAAGTTGCGCCTACTTCAATATTTTCTGCACCGCGAATCAATACTTGCAAGTCTAAATAGTTATGGTGCAATTCCGCTTTTTTAGTGCTTGGTTCGGCAGTTTCCGGTTCCATTACGTTCATGTAAATTTGATCGTTAATATCATGGCGACCATTTTCCAATGCATTTAAATCTAATGTATTCAAATAATCACAAATTTCCGCGATTACTTTCGGTAAACCCACTTTAAAGTTTGGATTGGTAAGGCTG
Above is a genomic segment from Aggregatibacter sp. HMT-949 containing:
- the nanQ gene encoding N-acetylneuraminate anomerase encodes the protein MIISSLTNPNFKVGLPKVIAEICDYLNTLDLNALENGRHDINDQIYMNVMEPETAEPSTKKAELHHNYLDLQVLIRGAENIEVGATYPNLAKYENYNQADDYQLTTANIENKFTITLVPKMFAVFYPYEPHKPCCITGEKAEKIKKLVVKIPVKLI